CTTCATTGGCCTGCGTGCGCATGCCCGACTTGCAATGGAAGATGATCGGCCCCGCGACCTTTGGCAACTCGTTGAGGCGCGTGAGCGGGACATGGATCGCGCCTGCTATATGTTCGCGGGCATGTTCGTCGGCGCCGCGGATGTCGACGAGCGTGGCGCCCTTCGCCATGGCTTTGTCCGCATCCTGCGGCGGTATGGTTGTGATCGGCATCGGATCAGTCCTTGCAGAAGATGGTGTAGAGGCTGGCGAGCAGTTGTTCCGTCCGCGGATCGGCGATGCGATACCAGATCGTCTGGCTCTCCCGCCGGAAGGCGACCAGCCCCTCGTCCCGCATGCGGGCAAGATGCTGCGACAAGGCGGATTGCGACAGGGCGACCTCGCGCGCGAGGTCGCCAACGGTCACCTCGCCATGTTCGACCAGCTTGCACAGCACCATCAGGCGCCGGGCATTGCCGATCGCTTTCAAGAGGTTCGATACCTCGCCTGCCTTCTTCTCAAAGGTGGCGAGGTCCAGAGGCGGACGGATCATCATACACTCCATTAGGTATTGCTAATTTAGTAAATGATAATATATTGTCAAGAAGCGATGGAGAACGGCATGGACGCAAAGCCCCTGATCGAAGCCTTTTTCGACGAGGCAACTTATACGGTGAGCTATCTGGTCGCCGACGCTGAGACTCGCGAGGCCGTGGTCATCGACCCGGTGATGGATTTCGATATCGCCAGCGGCGAAGCGGATACGCGCTCCGCAGAACGGATTCTGGCTTTCGCGGAACAGCAGGACTGGCGGATCAGCATGGTACTGGAAACCCACGCTCATGCCGATCATCTGTCCGCTGCGCCCTTCATCAAGGGCAGGACCGGGGCGCCGATCGGCATTGGCGAGCATATCCGCGACGTGCAGGAAATCTTCCGTCCCGTTTTCGGGCTGGACGACCTGCGGACCGACGGTTCCGACTTCGATCGGCTGTTTCACGATGGCGATCAGTTTTCGGTCGGCGCGCTGCGATTCACGGTCATGCATGTGCCAGGTCACACGCCTGCCGACTTGGCCTATCTGGTCGCCGACGCAGCCTTTGTCGGCGACACGCTGTTCATGCCCGATTATGGCACGGCGCGCGCCGATTTCCCTGGTGGCGACGCGCGGACGTTATACCGCTCCGTCCGACGGTTGCTCAGCCTGCCTGATGAAACACGGCTGTTCCTGTGCCACGACTATAAGGCGCCGGGACGGGATGATTATCGCTGGGAAACGACCGTAGGAGAAGAGCGGCGAACGAGCATCCATGTCCATGACGGCGTGGACGAGGACAGTTTCGTCGCAATGCGGGAGGCACGGGATGCGACGCTGCCGGTCCCTCGGTTGCTGCTGCCCTCGATCCAGGTCAATATCCGCGCCGGGCGTTTTCCGGAGGCCGAGAGCAACGGGGTCCGCTATCTTAAAATTCCGGTGAAGACGAAGGCCGTCTGATTGCGGTTTATACCAATGACAATCCGTTGCCAGGCGCTTTGATTTTCAGCCCTTGGGTGTGACCCAGACCTCAACGGGGGCGACGAATTTGCCGGGCGCCGGCTTTCCGACATTCACTCGGTCTGCCGTTACGCGCTCGCCATTTTCCAGGTGGAAAGTGGCCCAAGGTTTGGGCATGCGGCCGAAGGTCATTTTCTGGATTGGCTGGCCGGTGGTCGAATTCATGATGGTCGCTACGATGCTCATGCGGCGGCGAGTAGCGGCCAATCGGGTGGATCGTCCATCTCCAAAATTTTGTTTTCCACAGGTTTCGAACCCGGCCTGTCGTCGTCATATCAATGGAGTCCAACTGGAAGAACTCAGTCGGGACGAACCGCGTTGATGAGTTCCATACGCTGCGGCACCGTGCCGATTTCTATACCTTCCTGCCGGAATCGGCGGAGCAGGACCGTAAAGACGTTGCTTCTGGTGCTATAGGCTGCGCGCGGGCTGGCGACATGCGCGAAGCTGTTGAAGAAGATCCGTCCGTCGGCAATCGAATCGATGAAGACTGTATAGGCGGGCTCCTCAAGGACGGCAGGTTCGTCAGCATAGGTTGCCAGCACAATGGCGCGTACCTTGTCCGCATCGGTGTCGATCGGCACGGAAAATTGGATCTGCAGGCGCCCTAGCGGGCTGGCCAGCGTCTTGTTGAGCACCGTCTTGGTGATCAGTTCAGAATTGGGGACGATCAGCGTCGAATGATCCGGCAGTTGGATTTCGGTCGAGCGGACGCTGATCCGCTTGACGTCGCCCTCATCCTGGCCGACGCGCACGAGATCGCCGATCTTGATTGGCCGCTCCGCCAGCAGGATCAGCCCGGACACGAAATTCTGCGTGATCGCCTGAAGGCCGAAGCCGATGCCAACGGACAGGGCCGACAGCAGGATGGCGATCCGCTCGATCCCGATGCCGAGCGAGGCCAGCCCCCAGATGACCGCCAATGCGATGCCCACATAGCGCGCGACGAGGCTGACCGAGTTGCGACCGCTGCCGTCAAGATCGGTGACCGGAAGATAGCGTCGTTCCAGCCACCGCATGAAGCCGCGCACCAGTGCAAGACCGATGAACAGAACCACGATGCCGCGCAGGATGGCGCCGGGGGAGATCGCGACGCCGCCGACCTCAAAACCTTGCGCCAGCGTGCCCAACCGGCTGAAGAGATTGGCGACATTGCCCGTGCCGAAGGGTGACAG
This window of the Sphingobium sp. EM0848 genome carries:
- a CDS encoding metalloregulator ArsR/SmtB family transcription factor, producing the protein MMIRPPLDLATFEKKAGEVSNLLKAIGNARRLMVLCKLVEHGEVTVGDLAREVALSQSALSQHLARMRDEGLVAFRRESQTIWYRIADPRTEQLLASLYTIFCKD
- a CDS encoding MBL fold metallo-hydrolase: MDAKPLIEAFFDEATYTVSYLVADAETREAVVIDPVMDFDIASGEADTRSAERILAFAEQQDWRISMVLETHAHADHLSAAPFIKGRTGAPIGIGEHIRDVQEIFRPVFGLDDLRTDGSDFDRLFHDGDQFSVGALRFTVMHVPGHTPADLAYLVADAAFVGDTLFMPDYGTARADFPGGDARTLYRSVRRLLSLPDETRLFLCHDYKAPGRDDYRWETTVGEERRTSIHVHDGVDEDSFVAMREARDATLPVPRLLLPSIQVNIRAGRFPEAESNGVRYLKIPVKTKAV